A window of Cyclopterus lumpus isolate fCycLum1 chromosome 10, fCycLum1.pri, whole genome shotgun sequence genomic DNA:
ggaggatgatgatggaaGGCTCAGGTAAGCTGAGCAGTCGGTAAATCTTTATTGCGCACAATgtaccattttgttttttcatgccAGAACGATGTCCATATGTGTTCTGATTTCCCCTCTTTGGCTCTGCAGGATTGTCCAACACAAGCGATATGGCGCTCTGACATTAGTCAACACGACTGGTGCAGACACAGGGGAGTACACCTGTTATCCTATGTACTGTGAAGACACAGACTGCAGGAAGGAGTACGACAAAGCTGTCAGAGTCTTTGTATTCTTTCCTGGTAAAGTGAATACACTTTGTTGATGCTTGCATGTGCACTTCTTAGAACTGCAGGCCTCCGCTTTATTTTTCCTGCCAGGTTATGAGGAAACTTTTACATTCAAGTGTCATCTCATCGTCAATCTACCACATCTTCTCACTGTAACAATCAGATCCACAGGAATTATTCGTTCCGTCGTCGGACTACTACGAGGCGATTCAGCTGAGAACCAACTGGCCGACGCTCCTCCCCTGCCAGGTGACGTCACCTGAGGCTAAAGTGACTCTGCACCGCGAGTTTCCACCAGTGGAGGTGGCAGTGGACGGGACGGAGATCTCGTTTAACGTCAAGAGGGGCTTCACCATTCATCGACCCCGGCCTCATCATGCTGGAGCCTTGTTCTGTGTCGCCAGTCTGGGCAACCTGAGGCAGAGCTCCACCAAGTACATGCTCATCTACGTTAACTGTGAGTGCTGTCACGGAGTCGTCCATTCCCTTTATTGGGAATTAATTTGTTGCCTCTTGCTGATCAATGACAAAGCTTCTCCCAGCATCCATCAGACCGGAACACAGTTAAATGATATGTACAAGTAGACAAACCCAGGGCTGAGAAATGTTCTTATCctgttgtatatttgtactttgtgtttttgactGAAATGTCAACTTATTGACTGCAGAACGAGAAGTAACAATGTGTATTGGCACTCTTGCCACAGTCGTTGCTATCTTTTTACGCATTTGTAGATAAAATCGTACTACTTCCCGAAGAGGGCATTTTAGTACaccatattttttattattaaagattACAGGACAAAAAGGAAGAACATACAAACTGTTATGAAGAAAACTGCTGCCTGCAGAAACAGTTTTATTGTGCTGACTATTGCAAGTCGTTAAATTATTGTTTGGTTATCACATTTCCATTAGACCCCAtggctcctcctgctccagtgATCCAGGCCTCGTCAAGCTCGGTGGCTGTGGGGGTGAATCTGCGTGTCAGCTGCTCCGTGGTGGGGGAACAGGACGTGGTCGTGGAGTTCACCTGGGAATACCCAGGACAGCAGGTCAGACActcagggagagagggataatGCAGCTTTTTACATTGAGACTTTACAATAGTTTCAGGTTGCTTGTGAGACAAAGCAGCTGAAGGATCTGTTATTGATGTACATCCTGTGTCATATAGCTTACATTGTCTTTTGAACTAGTTTGGAATTAGTTAAGAAGCATCCAACCTATGGACTGCAGAGCATCCAGGCCTATAACCCTCTATTAATGATTTAAGAACATTTAAACTGCAGACTTCATGGCATATTATAAAGGGGGTGCCGTTTCTCCCAtgctgtacagtatgtgtttatATCCATACTGAAGGGCGCACCTGTTCCGGTTGCAGATTGGGAGGCCTCTGTACACACAGGAGAGCATCAGTCCAATCGGTGGAGGAGCGGCTCGACAGCAGTCTCAGTCCGTCCTCCTGGTGGACGAGGTGAGGGACGTGGACCAGGGCGCATACACCTGCACCGCCCTCAACCTGCAAGGAGCCAAATCAGTGTCCACCACGGTTAAAGTGGTCCCCAAAGCCAAACCTAAGAAACCATAAACCATCTGAGAAGGTGGAGATCAGGTGAAGCATTTTGCTCTGTCACAGTATTAAACAGTGTTCTAATTAGTCACATATGAATATGTACAACAAAATATCATCTTCTCTTTTTGTCGTGACTcgtgaaaacacactgaagcaTCACAATTATAACAGAGATATGGATGTTTAGtttaatgtatgtatattgtTCTCGACACATGTCACTGTACTACTTTTCTTATTATTGCATGACCACGCCAAACATGAGGGcgtagaaaagaaaagaaacagctgtgattatattattaaaataatgcagatggtttgtttttctttgagtgAGATATTCTTtccataaaaaaataagtttgatgctctttttttaatgttgtgatATTTAGTGATATTTATTTAGTGATAATTATGTTGATAAATATTGACATTAAGTTTTGATGATCACgattatttttcattaattacTTAATAACAGAATTTTGACGATTACATTAATTGAGAAATGTATAGAAAACTGAAGACCTAAAATGATTCGTCAGTTAGTCCCAGAACATTTTAGCTTTGTTTCACAGTGTTAATAAATTTGATGACGCTTTGAGCTCTTGGGATTTGTGTTTTACATCTTTCACTAACTTGTGACTGAACAGCTAAGaagatttacatatttataatgaaaataattgttgcaGCCTTACAGAAATGGGATATTTACCCTGAGAAATATACTTAGTCCATCAACAATGTAATGTTGGCCCCCTGCCCTTCAAACCTCGGTTTATCATGTACCAAAATTGTTATCAAATACACATGACTAATATATTACTATAAATAGATGATTCACCTGtcacaaaggttttttttgtgtttctctcagTTAGTTTGTGCTACAACGTTATTCATGAATATCTATATGAACCAAAATAATAGTCACTAGACTTTTACCATAAACCTGAACGGCAACGCTGATCACTGACAACCTTTCCGAGATGCATTCTGAAAATGGGAGAACAATGTCAAATGACCTCCACTTTCTCGATATGACATCACAACCCATCACTcaatcaatacaaaaacaaattaaaaagaaaacaagttgcGTGTCATTAAAACGACGGACAGGGTGATACAAACAAAGTCAGAAGTAAAAAACAAATCGTTGGTTGATAAGTTCAGAAAATTCCCTTTACgataaaatgtacaatacatttacaataaatcAAAGTACAGTTGAGAAGCAGTGAACATGGGACTTATTTTGTTGGGACTTTAAAGCCAGGAATCTCTCATCTTCTCAACACCCAAAGGGAGCGCAGTGGTCAGCGGTTCTGCTGCCACCACATGTTCCCTTTAAGTAGCGCATCTATATGCCTGGTCGCCAGGGGGCGCTGTTCCCCCTCACAACACGAAGTGTGTCGGCCCGGTCACCGGGGGGGACGGGCACATgttcccctgtctctctcgtGTCTCCTCGCAGTCGGTTCAAACCCTCCGAGAGGGAAAAGAGACAGCCCGACTCTGCGCTCCTGTCCCCCCGCGCGCTGCCTGCTGGGTCCGCACCAAGTCCTGGAGGATACCCCGCGGAGCCGCGTCCGCGCCGCTCGTTTCATTGCGTAAGCAGCGAGAGACGAACCCACAGCAGAGCACCAGCGCCGGTCCGGGAGATGTCCTGCGTGCACAATATGGTGAGCGACAATTTGTGGTCCTAATCTCCTCGCGATCCGCTCCCCGTGCACATCGTGCAGCTCTGCAGCCCGAGAATCTGAGTCAGTGTGAGGGCACGCTCGCTGTGGcccatgatggtggtgatgatgatgatgatgatgatatgttcAGAACTTTCTGTACACTAGACCTGAGAAGAAATCAGAATAAATGCTTGAATGTGTAGTTTAAAGTatgtaaagtaatgaaataGTTGTAGTCTCCAGATCAGGCTTAATCCTGACGGTTTGTTTTCACTGTTGACCTGGAAactggcagtgtgtgtgtgtgtgtgtgagagagagagagagagagagagagagagagagagagagagagagagagagagagagagagagagagagagaagatagaTACTGATGGATGAACAAtgtcttttttacttttatttcctGTCACTGTGCAGCTATGGTGGTCTCCACTGCAGTGTATTGAACAGTGTTTGTCCTGCGTGGCTGTAAATGTCCAGGGTCTCTTTTGATGCACAGGAGTTTGGGGACAAAagctgtttctgtgtgtgtgtgtgagagaacctcgttgtgtgtgtgcatgtgtgtgtgggtggaggggCAGACACCAGCTCGGTCTTGGGGACTGCCAGGCTGTTGTCGTGGAGACCAGAGGCCacaggtgacctctgacctgaggACTCATGGAGCGCTGCAGGAAGAGTCCTTTCGAGTGCGGTGGTTGTGGGTGCGTGCTGATGCAAGTGAAGGAGCAGGTCTGACAATAGAGAGACAATAGATGGAGACTGCGTGGTAACCGTTTCTGTCATTTAGGAATGAATTATAGGAGAAGGCAAAGATGTGATGGTGGGGTGATATAACACTGTCTCCGCTGATGTGAAGTGTATGAGGGGTCATTGACAGCTTAAGTACTGTTTAGGGTTCCAGTCACTGcacaaaaaaatgcatttctgcATCTCATCAGGCCCACGTCTTTATGACTCAGAGGTGACTGAGTTTATGGGATTCTCTGCAATCAGCTCTCCTTTATCGTCAACTGCAAAAACAAACCGAGCAAATAAGTGCAGTGTTGGCTCGAACTGTGTGAGATCAGGATTGACTGCAAGATGATGAtgtttaaagggtcagttcacacgaatcacacaaacacacagaaatgtagTTTTTACCCCCCAGTGATAGCTATCCTTGCATATAGCTTAGGGTTTTTTGTGCAGACGCTTTGAGGTATAGTGTCTGGAACCAACCCAATCCAATGGACGTGAGTGGAATTTAATTTGCGCTGCCAAAGAAATCGACATTTGACTCAACAGCACAAACTCCCCAGATGGCTGAATATGAATTATGTGGAAAAACTTAGTTGCATTTTTGtcacttcaaaataaatacttgtaGTTTTGGGCTGCTTTAAGCTCTGATGACTTGTGATCAtcattttgaacattttaacGAATTTTAAGAAACGTTAAGAGAATTcaatttttaaaatccttttcaAAGAGATGACACTGATGACACATTATCGCCATGGACATTTTTGATCAAAAGTATCATGATGCTGATGATTGTTTCAATATCACAAAACCCATCTGTTAGCTAAAAGCTCATTTGGAGATTTCTGATGACTATCTATTCACGCAGTCGGTCTCCTGGCCGCTCTTCTCTCTGCAGAATCAGCCGCACAGCTGATGGGAAGTATTCCTTCAGCTGTTTTAGTTCCCAGAGGGTTGAcacttgtgtgtgagtgagtgtgtgtgtgtgtatgtgtgtgtgggtgggtgtgtgtggcaGCTGATGAAACACTAATTCTGCTGATCAGTTAGATGTCTGCTGACTATTTGCTTCTTGTTGCCTAACTTAAATAGAGAAGGATACAAACTCATCTCCATCAGTAAATTTTAACAAACTCACCGCCTCCGTAATCCCACAGAATGATGTTAGTGCTGCCGTAAAGCAACTAAAAACAATACATCTAACATCACCACTGTGAACTCCAGCACAATACACTGTTCGGCTTTTTCCACGTTGTGTAGTGTGTAAGTGCATCGCAGGTCAGTCATGCATACTCCAGTCTAGCAGATGGTGTAGCATAATGGCCCCATGTTGGTAGAGATTTCCCTCTGAGGCCAGCCAGCTAATCAAACACTAATCagcccttcctcttcttcttcttcttcttcttcttcttcttcttcttcttcttcttcttcttcttattattcttcttcttcttcttattattctaCATCGGTCTGTCTATACTCTTCAACTCAGTTTCCTCAGATTATCCTCCCCTTTCTCCCCATTTCCTCAGTTTGCCGCTAATCCGGGGACTCGTCCTATTACCCTATTCCCCCCCTACTGTGTGCACTCGGCTCATGGACTCTTTCTAGAAAGGCCCTGCCTGATCACTCTGAAGAGAAAGTATCGTGTTCTTACTCTTACTCTTACTATTTCACTCCTCGATCATCCCTCTGCCCGTGGCCTGATTCTCTCTCTGGGCCGTCTGTCGCTGCGATTAAAGCCCGACCGGGTTAAGTGGCAATAGTTTGCATGACATTGATTTTTAGAAAGAAATCCATAAAGTGTCAATCGCTATAAGTGACTGACTCAAATTCAGTTGTTTCACCACATGAACTAACCGGTCGGACATTCGGTTATCCTCAGTGTTGTGTGAGCTTCAGTAAAAAACTGATTTAATTTACCCAAATTTGGCGGGGTCAAGTTGCAAGGCTCACAGGCTTGAATTATTTTTCTAACTTCCAATACAGAGAACACACCCACGTTAATCATTATCCCCAAGTGACAGGTGTTTACTTCTATCTGAAGATTGATCTTTCAAAGTAGGTTGCCATTCCCAacactaaaaaataaaatgatattcaTAAACACGTAAGCATACATTTTGTGGAGTACTTTTAACACCTGCACGTCATATGCAGTTGTCAACGTTACGTCCTATAGGTGTTACTCTCCTAAGGAGCAGTAGGTAAGGCGTGAGAACCAAATCACCTGGAATGCAAACATCACAGACATATGTGACAGCGTGCAGGCGTCGAAGCCAACGTGGGAGTTTTACTCTGGCAACAAACTGGGATATCTGATGTCGATGCATTTTCTCTGCTTTCATCGTCAACTTCGAAGAGGTCAGACATCTCTCAGAAAACTTTAAATAGACGTTCTCTATCCGCTTTCCGCAAATATCATACCTGCTGTCTACTACTTAAATCAGGACCATTGTGTATGTAGCGATACCAGTGATGTCTGTTCATTTTTAGAAGAAGGTTAGATGAAGCcgcattgtctgccagaaaataaataacttgttGAATACTTTTCACAACGctcatgtaaaacatgtaacatCACAGACTTAGGGTATTAAAGGTAGGTGTGAGTTTGCATTGCTACATTTAGCACAAAGAGGAGCTGGCGAATTGGCATATCATCAAAATCTGTGTACTGTGTCCAGCATTTCCTGGGTTAATACTGACTGCGTGGTTGCTTGACCTGTCACCTGACTGCTGGACAATAGTGTTGTCCACATGGGACAAGCAGGACCCCCTGACCTTCAGAGGGGAGAGGTCTGAGAGTGTAGGATGGTGGACAGACCCCATGCTGTGACCTTTGTTTTCTAAATATCACCAACTCAGACGGAAATAGCCGCCAAATCTGGCGGCATCACATTCTGGGACTATTGTCTCGTTAACAAATGTAGCCTCTTTCCCCCGTGAGTCAACCCGGCCTTCTTGTTTCCTCGTGTTTTTATTGATCCGGCTTATCTCGCAGTGAGGAGCGCATGCACTCACCTGCCTTCTATAGATATCAGCAACAGTAATAGTtaccccgtgtgtgtgtgcatgcgcgtgtgtgagtgtgtgacgaATTGTGTGTATGCGGAATACTTGGCCCATGTCTCTTTTATTTAGTCTGAAGAGTTGTAGCGTTCCAGAACAAAAGGCCACGAGTCGAAGCCCTCCTCTGCGAGTGggcattgttgtttatttataccAGCGTGTACAAGTAGCAGTCGTCGAGGCGGCCGCGGCTTTGTTCTCTCCAACAGCATTTCAGTTTGCTGTCACATCCTGTTCTTTCACAGGAAATCAATACGGCAGATTTAAAGGTTACATTTCGTTGCCGTGACCTGCGCATGTCTCACTCAGGTCACACTGGCAGTAAAGTGGAACAGCGGTTAAGACTCACTGGCACTGTCCTTGTCCCGGTCTTGCTTTGTTTCTTTAGGGAAATAGTTTGACACTTTGGAAAGTACACACAGTTTCATTtccttgctgagagttagatgagaagatcgattcGCCACGTGTAGATTTGTTCGTTAAGTATGAATATACAGCCACCAAGACTGAAAACGGATATCCAGCCTGCCTAAATTCTAAAATCTAAATCTGCCTTGTTGTTGTTAACTTCGGTTATGGTACAAGCATGTTAACTTACTAGCGTTAGAGGTGCTGTTTAAGTGGATTTTGTTACCGACAGACGAGAGCCAGTtgagctgtttccccctgtttctagTCCTtgcgctaagctaagctaagctaacctagTCTAAACTAAGCTACACATATgctggttccagctttagaTGTTCTCATCTGGCAAactcattttccaaaatgtcaaactattacaCTTCATTTGTTTATGTGAAATCTGTCTCTGTGCAATTAGATGCTCCTGCGGTCTTCCTCTTAATGACagattttcaaaatgtcatATCATGTTTTCCTAAAGAAACTGACAGACACACCAAGCTCATGCAGGATAATGTAATTTCTTAAGAGCCAGACATCCAGCATGCCTCCCATAGTCGCTTCCTGTAAAGTTATTGTCCAGAAGAGCTTAGGCAGAGGAAATGAGTCTAGCTTGGGTTGTTGCCTTGTCTAGTTGACTGGTCAGACAGGTACAGTATCTGTAAGCATGCCCTGACTCGTCCCTCTCTGTTGTTTTTAGCTTCACATCTATGCAACCCCACATTCCTGTTGTCTCTTTGCCCTGTCCTccatccattcacacacacacacacacacacacacacacacacacacacacacacacacacacacacacacacacacacacacacacacacacacacacacacacatcaccaccatcaccactcCCCCAGGCTCCCAGGGCTTTCTTTTTGCCGCAGCTCTATCAGCCAGCTGAGAGACTGGCAACTGTAAATCTGTGGAATCTCAGACTGGATATGCCTGCGAGGCCCAAAGGTAATGACAGGGGTACTGTAGCGGCA
This region includes:
- the LOC117737804 gene encoding platelet-derived growth factor receptor-like protein — its product is MPLVNVFGSKGRWVLSALLIFAVICELAYCQEDTQEQRTTPGRKPKPSKPKLGKSTNKGPRTVIHKPKIKATPAVPAQAVLTQVLKRGKFKKVGDSISVQTGDTLELRCRGKPVQWSVPKYLEEDDDGRLRIVQHKRYGALTLVNTTGADTGEYTCYPMYCEDTDCRKEYDKAVRVFVFFPDPQELFVPSSDYYEAIQLRTNWPTLLPCQVTSPEAKVTLHREFPPVEVAVDGTEISFNVKRGFTIHRPRPHHAGALFCVASLGNLRQSSTKYMLIYVNYPMAPPAPVIQASSSSVAVGVNLRVSCSVVGEQDVVVEFTWEYPGQQIGRPLYTQESISPIGGGAARQQSQSVLLVDEVRDVDQGAYTCTALNLQGAKSVSTTVKVVPKAKPKKP